AGGGCTACTTCCGGCAGCGTCTCGACGCTCAGGGGCAACAGACGGAACTGGCCGATGAGTGCCAGCCAGAAAAGTTCCTGGAATCTGTCGGCGCCGATTGTACGCTGCGCTTTGACAGCGCAACCGTGCGCGTCCGCGCCTGGCGCTATGTCATGCAAGGTCTCGCCGGCCACCGCGTCCCCATCTATTTCCTTGACACCGACCTCCCGGAAAACCCCGACTGGTGCCGCGCCCTCTCCGATTTCCTTTACGGTGGCGACCAGCACTACCGGCTGTGCCAGGAGGTAGTTCTGGGAATAGGTGGAGTCTATATGCTGCGCGCGCTGGGCTATCACAACATCCGGCGCTTCCACATGAACGAGGGGCACTCTGCGCTGCTGACTTTGGCGCTGCTCGAAGAGCGCATCGGGAAACTTAATCACACCGCGGTGACCGAGGAAGACATCGAGGCCGTGCGCCAGAATTGCGTCTTTACCACGCACACCCCCGTCCCCGCCGGCTATGACCAGTTTCCCACCGACCTTGCATGCCAGGTGCTCGGACCGGAGCGCAGCGCGCTGATCGAGACCACGCACTGCTGCCTGGGCGGTATGCTGAACATGACCTACATGGGGCTGCGTTTCTCGCGCTACATCAACGGCGTGGCCATGCATCACGGGGAGATCTCCCGGGGCCTGTTCCCAAACTACCCGATTCACGCCATCACCAACGGCGTGCACGCCGTCACCTGGACCGCCCCCGCCTTTCAGGAGCTTCTCGACCGGCACATCCCGGAGTGGCGTCAGGATAATCTCTATCTCCGCTACGCGGTGGGCATTGACTTGGAGGCCATCGAAGATGCGCACGCGCGCGCCAAGCAGGCCCTGCTCGAGGAGGTTGCCAAAGCCACCGGCGTGCAGCTCGAACCCCAGGCTCTCACCCTGGGCTTCGCGCGCCGCGCCGCCGTCTACAAGCGCGCCGATCTGCTCTTTGCCGATCTCGAAAAGCTCCGCGCCATCCGCAAGCGGGCCGGCCCCTTGCAGGTCATCTACGGCGGCAAGGCTCATCCCCGCGATGAGGAAGGCAAAGCCGTGATTCGCAAGGTCTTCCAGGCCGCCGCAGCGCTGCGCGGGGAGATTCCCGTGGTTTACGTCGAAAATTACGACATGCG
This DNA window, taken from Terriglobia bacterium, encodes the following:
- the glgP gene encoding alpha-glucan family phosphorylase — its product is MPEEFAPRIAYFSMEIAVDPHCPTYAGGLGILAGDMLRGAADLGVPIVGVTLLPRKGYFRQRLDAQGQQTELADECQPEKFLESVGADCTLRFDSATVRVRAWRYVMQGLAGHRVPIYFLDTDLPENPDWCRALSDFLYGGDQHYRLCQEVVLGIGGVYMLRALGYHNIRRFHMNEGHSALLTLALLEERIGKLNHTAVTEEDIEAVRQNCVFTTHTPVPAGYDQFPTDLACQVLGPERSALIETTHCCLGGMLNMTYMGLRFSRYINGVAMHHGEISRGLFPNYPIHAITNGVHAVTWTAPAFQELLDRHIPEWRQDNLYLRYAVGIDLEAIEDAHARAKQALLEEVAKATGVQLEPQALTLGFARRAAVYKRADLLFADLEKLRAIRKRAGPLQVIYGGKAHPRDEEGKAVIRKVFQAAAALRGEIPVVYVENYDMRWALLFTSGVDLWLNTPHRPYEASGTSGMKAALNGVPSLSVRDGWWIEGHFEGVTGWAIGYDQDPEDHAVEIASLYDKLERVILPMFYARPKAYAEVMRSCIALNGSFFNTQRMISQYIRDAYIPGMLRGAAPALARDAGPSS